A single genomic interval of Rhodopseudomonas palustris harbors:
- a CDS encoding RraA family protein: MSQPDSGPVPAAVLEALARYDTPTICNAMEVIAPERRAIGFTTRPLVCPFPQLPPIVGYARTATIRATVPSSLPPAERRAKQMAYYEYVGSGIGPRISVIQDIDGPDAGFGAFWGEVNSAVHKALGCLGVITDGSIRDVPQWAPGFQALAGSIGPSHGHVHVTGFGAEVRVAGMTVCDGDLIHADSHGAVVIPHHLAAHLPEAAELCGRREVPILEAARSAEFSLDKLKQALAKASEIH, from the coding sequence GTGAGCCAACCTGATTCCGGTCCTGTGCCGGCCGCCGTGCTCGAAGCCCTGGCCCGCTACGACACCCCCACGATCTGCAACGCCATGGAAGTGATCGCCCCCGAGCGGCGCGCGATCGGCTTTACGACCCGACCGCTGGTCTGCCCGTTCCCGCAGCTTCCGCCGATCGTCGGCTATGCCCGCACTGCGACCATCCGCGCCACCGTACCGTCCAGCCTGCCGCCGGCCGAGCGCCGAGCTAAGCAAATGGCCTATTACGAATATGTCGGCTCCGGCATCGGCCCCCGCATCAGCGTGATCCAGGACATCGACGGACCGGATGCCGGGTTCGGGGCGTTCTGGGGCGAGGTCAACAGCGCCGTGCACAAGGCGCTCGGCTGCCTCGGCGTGATCACCGACGGCTCGATCCGCGACGTGCCGCAATGGGCACCGGGCTTCCAGGCGCTGGCCGGCTCGATCGGCCCCTCCCATGGTCACGTTCACGTCACCGGCTTCGGAGCCGAAGTACGGGTCGCCGGCATGACGGTGTGTGACGGCGATCTGATCCACGCCGACAGCCATGGCGCGGTGGTGATCCCGCACCATCTGGCTGCGCACCTGCCGGAGGCGGCCGAACTCTGCGGCCGGCGCGAGGTCCCGATCCTCGAAGCCGCGCGAAGCGCGGAGTTCTCCCTCGACAAGCTGAAGCAAGCGCTCGCAAAGGCTTCGGAGATTCACTGA
- a CDS encoding motility protein A has product MDIMTSAGLVGGIAVIAVMMLMGGDVHMFISEHAMIIIFGGSLTATMIRFPLNVMLHGLPLGAKFAFTMSRLSARDLVDELASIAEIARKSGPVGLEKVEAEDPFLAKGIRYVADGYDIEFIRDNLERDRDNFLMHLDEGSKIYRAIGDCAPAFGMIGTLIGMVQMFSNMSDPSKLGPFMATALLATLYGALVANLFCLPIADKLHTKKIDEETNRTLIIDGILMIRDSKSPALVREMLLAYLPEKHRSEEDEAVPA; this is encoded by the coding sequence ATGGACATCATGACGTCAGCCGGCCTGGTCGGCGGCATCGCAGTCATTGCCGTGATGATGCTGATGGGCGGCGACGTCCATATGTTCATCTCCGAACATGCGATGATCATCATCTTCGGTGGTTCGCTCACCGCGACGATGATCCGCTTCCCGCTCAACGTGATGCTGCACGGCCTGCCGCTCGGCGCCAAATTCGCCTTCACGATGAGCCGGCTGTCGGCGCGCGATCTGGTCGATGAGCTGGCCAGCATCGCCGAGATCGCCCGTAAGTCCGGTCCGGTCGGCCTGGAAAAGGTCGAGGCCGAAGATCCGTTTCTGGCCAAGGGCATCCGCTACGTGGCCGACGGTTACGACATCGAATTCATCCGCGATAACCTCGAGCGCGATCGCGATAACTTCCTGATGCACCTCGACGAGGGCAGCAAGATTTATCGCGCGATCGGCGACTGCGCCCCCGCGTTCGGCATGATCGGCACGCTGATCGGCATGGTGCAGATGTTCTCCAACATGTCAGACCCGTCGAAGCTCGGCCCGTTCATGGCAACGGCGCTTTTGGCGACTCTGTATGGCGCGCTGGTGGCGAACCTGTTCTGTCTGCCGATCGCCGACAAGCTGCACACCAAGAAGATCGACGAAGAGACCAACCGCACGCTGATCATCGACGGCATCCTGATGATTCGCGACTCCAAGAGCCCGGCGCTGGTCCGTGAAATGTTGCTGGCTTACCTGCCCGAGAAGCACCGTTCGGAAGAAGACGAAGCGGTCCCGGCTTAA
- a CDS encoding OmpA/MotB family protein — MAKKKKAEEHAGGHGWFVTFADLMGLLMSFFVMLVAFSTQDKAKLMIVAGSMREAFGVQNDARYSGIIENDGLPTRGKVKNTEHVNPELSTAKPSPGEVTRDEGINTKEDREFALASASLRQALQNMPEISELSKNIMFEETKQGLNLEIMDQDGRSMFADGSKVPFERTRLLLQRLAVPLRATPLRVTIVGHTSSGLMPERSDYNGWDLSSDRANSVRQILEREGLPGSHIFAVTGKADSQPLFPDDPSIAANRRVTITLMRESPALPPGMKP; from the coding sequence ATGGCCAAAAAGAAGAAAGCCGAAGAGCATGCCGGTGGCCACGGCTGGTTCGTCACGTTCGCCGACCTGATGGGCCTGCTGATGAGCTTCTTCGTGATGCTCGTCGCGTTCTCGACCCAGGACAAAGCCAAGCTGATGATCGTCGCCGGCTCGATGCGCGAAGCGTTTGGCGTGCAGAACGACGCGCGCTACTCCGGCATCATCGAGAACGACGGTCTGCCGACCCGCGGCAAGGTCAAGAACACCGAGCACGTCAATCCGGAACTGTCGACCGCCAAGCCGTCGCCCGGCGAAGTGACGCGCGACGAAGGCATCAATACCAAAGAGGACCGCGAGTTCGCGCTGGCCTCTGCGTCGCTCCGGCAGGCTCTGCAGAACATGCCGGAGATCAGCGAGCTGTCGAAGAACATCATGTTCGAGGAGACCAAGCAGGGCCTCAACCTCGAGATCATGGATCAGGACGGCCGTTCGATGTTCGCCGACGGCTCCAAGGTGCCGTTCGAACGCACCCGCCTGCTACTGCAGCGGCTCGCCGTGCCGCTGCGCGCCACCCCGCTGCGGGTCACCATCGTCGGCCACACCTCGTCCGGCCTGATGCCGGAGCGTAGCGACTATAATGGCTGGGACCTGTCGTCGGACCGCGCCAATTCGGTTCGCCAGATTCTGGAGCGGGAAGGGCTGCCCGGCTCACACATCTTCGCCGTGACCGGCAAGGCCGACAGCCAGCCGCTGTTTCCCGACGACCCGTCGATCGCCGCCAATCGCCGCGTGACCATCACGCTGATGCGTGAAAGCCCGGCGTTGCCGCCCGGCATGAAGCCGTAG